The Stenotrophomonas sp. NA06056 genome segment CGGCCGCATGGGCATCGGCAACATCGCCGGTGTGGCGACCGCCATCGCCTTCGGCGGCCCCGGCGCGATCTTCTGGATGTGGGTGATGGGTTTCCTCGGCGCGTCCACCTCGTACGTGGAATGCACCCTGGCGCAGATCTACAAGACCAAGGATGCCGAAGGCCGCTATCGCGGTGGCCCGGCCTATTACATCGAAAAGGCGATGGGACTGAAGTGGTACGCCATGGCCTTCGCCATCGCCACGATCATCGCCGCCGGCTTCCTGATGCCCGGCGTGCAGGCCAACGCGATCGCCGACAGCGTCATCAATGCCTGCCGTGGTACCGCGCTGTGCGGCCCGCTCGATGGCCAGGCCTTTGGCATGGAATCGGCGCAGGCGCTGAAGCTGGGCATCGGCATCGTCGTCGCGCTGCTGCTGGGCGTGGTGATCTTCGGTGGCGTCAAGCGCATCGCCAACTTCGCTGAAGTGGTAGTGCCGTTCATGGCGGCCGGCTTCATCCTGATGGCCATCGTCATCATGATCATCAACTATGACCGTGTGCCGGAAATGTTCGGCATCATCTTCAAGAGCGCGTTCGGTACCCACGCTGCGTTCGGCGCGATGATGGGCCTGGCGGTGGAGTGGGGCATCAAGCGCGGCATCTATGCCAACGAGGCTGGGCAGGGTTCGGGCCCGCACGCTGCGGCCGCCTCCGAGGTCTCGCATCCGGCCAAGCAGGGTTACGTGCAGGCCTTCGCCATCTACTTCGACACCATGATGGTGTGCACCGCCACCGCCTTCCTGATCCTGGCCAGCGGCACCTACAACGTGTATTCGCCGGTACCGGGTGGCGCGCCGATCTTCCAGGGCCTGGCCGGCATTCCCGAAGGTGCGGGCTACGCGCAGGCCGGTGTGGAAGCGGTGCTGCCGGGCTGGGGCTCGGCGTTCGTCTCGATCGCCATCTTCTTCTTCGCCTTCACCACGATCATGGCCTATTACTACATGGCCGAAACCAACCTCAGCTATGTGAACCACAACAGGAAGCGGCCGCTGACAGTGCTGCTGCTGCGCCTGGGCATCATCGGCATGGTGGTATTTGGCGCCTTCCACAACGCCACCCTGGCCTGGGCGTTGGGTGACATCGGCGTAGGCCTGATGGCCTGGCTGAACATCATCGCCATCCTCATCGTGCAGAAGCCGGCCATGCTGGCCCTGCGCGATTACGAACGACAGAAGAAGCTCGGCCTCGATCCGATCTTCGACCCCGATGCCCTGGGCATCAAGAACGCCGATTTCTGGCGTCAACGCAAGCTGGAGTTGTCCCGTAGTGAATGATCCCTGGAAGAATGCCCGCCGCCCGTCGTCGCGACCGCCGCGGGCCACCCCGCTGCCACCGCGTGAGGGCGGCACCCCGCCACCGCCGGGTCGTGGCAACGACGAACTGCGCCTGTATGGCTGGAACGCCGTGCAGGCCCTGTTCGCCAAGCGCCCGCAGGCGCTGCGCAAGCTGTACCTGGTGGAATCGCTGATTCCGCGCATGCAGCCGGTGCTGAAGTGGTGCGTGGCCAACCGCGTGGGCTATCGCGTGGTGGAAGAGGGCGACCTCAACAAGCTGGCCGCCACCACTCACCACGAAGGCCTGGTGGCCGACGTGCTGCGTGCGCCGGTGCTGCCGCTGGCGCAGTGGCTGGCCGAACTGGGCGAAGGCCCGGCGCTGGCGCTGTGGCTGGATGGCGTTGGCAATCCGCACAACTTCGGTGCGATCCTGCGCTCGGCCGCGCACTTCGGCGTCAAGGCGCTGCTGCTGCCGGCCGGAAGCACGCTGGCGCTGTCCGGTGCTGCCGCACGCGTGGCTGAAGGCGGCGCCGAGTCGGTGCCGTTGGTGCAGTTGCCTGAGGGTGCAGAAGCGATGGCGCAACTGCGCGCCGCTGGCTTTGGCCTGGCTGCGACCCTGGTCGAGGGTGGCGAGGACGTGTTCCGTGCGTCGCTGCCGGCACGCCTGGTGTACGTGAT includes the following:
- a CDS encoding alanine/glycine:cation symporter family protein — translated: MEATVHFINSIIWSKALIFMCLAAGLFFSLRTRFMQIRGFVEMCRLTVSGEKSDAGVSSFQALAMSMAGRMGIGNIAGVATAIAFGGPGAIFWMWVMGFLGASTSYVECTLAQIYKTKDAEGRYRGGPAYYIEKAMGLKWYAMAFAIATIIAAGFLMPGVQANAIADSVINACRGTALCGPLDGQAFGMESAQALKLGIGIVVALLLGVVIFGGVKRIANFAEVVVPFMAAGFILMAIVIMIINYDRVPEMFGIIFKSAFGTHAAFGAMMGLAVEWGIKRGIYANEAGQGSGPHAAAASEVSHPAKQGYVQAFAIYFDTMMVCTATAFLILASGTYNVYSPVPGGAPIFQGLAGIPEGAGYAQAGVEAVLPGWGSAFVSIAIFFFAFTTIMAYYYMAETNLSYVNHNRKRPLTVLLLRLGIIGMVVFGAFHNATLAWALGDIGVGLMAWLNIIAILIVQKPAMLALRDYERQKKLGLDPIFDPDALGIKNADFWRQRKLELSRSE
- a CDS encoding TrmH family RNA methyltransferase — translated: MNDPWKNARRPSSRPPRATPLPPREGGTPPPPGRGNDELRLYGWNAVQALFAKRPQALRKLYLVESLIPRMQPVLKWCVANRVGYRVVEEGDLNKLAATTHHEGLVADVLRAPVLPLAQWLAELGEGPALALWLDGVGNPHNFGAILRSAAHFGVKALLLPAGSTLALSGAAARVAEGGAESVPLVQLPEGAEAMAQLRAAGFGLAATLVEGGEDVFRASLPARLVYVMGAESEGMDRGLASQCDQQLSIPGSGAVESLNVASATAVLLAQWASRRG